CATCGGTCTCGGTGAGTTCGGCATGTCCGTGGCGCGGATGCTCTCCGACTTCCAGCGCGACGGCATCGCCGCCTACGACATCGACGTGCGCCGCGTCGAGATGCTCAAGGAATTCGTCGCC
This Candidatus Coatesbacteria bacterium DNA region includes the following protein-coding sequences:
- a CDS encoding TrkA family potassium uptake protein, with amino-acid sequence MRSYSVIGLGEFGMSVARMLSDFQRDGIAAYDIDVRRVEMLKEFVA